Proteins encoded by one window of Anopheles maculipalpis chromosome 2RL, idAnoMacuDA_375_x, whole genome shotgun sequence:
- the LOC126557331 gene encoding SET and MYND domain-containing protein 4 isoform X2: protein MTSIDNDPLFTSLCNEKTLQSQKEGFFNEFYHSVAENFTGKSARWLTDVYQKVPTDQERLRLIYEDPVVAYEVQGTLEHVEPVFRGKDAKFSWQRREQALKLLSENKLQQALIMACQAVMRAPGQGVDRYIDKGLSLALALWTRAEVFIRMLDGKRGLQDLQLASKCGLPVKQNADYYARVAKCYALSGENNRAEVAAKLFHQLSGHNDYALTRLKEDMDDLRVLKQETPPVELERTLPKLAGDGESSEIAGASNKIKLAGSKDDPRGRYVIAAADLGPGEVILTEPAYAACLHPKYFGTHCTACFSRLIAPVACPDCCGVAFCSVACRDKACATYHRFECQYLDLMIGSGMSILCHVALRMITQAGTPQKVIQEGKMLRDTFCAHTEHRDPEDHFKRTLMTAFLLRCLQKAEFFGRRATEAPEPNEQELQVGAVLLSALQSLQFNAHEVYETRITGEHRFDTAKVQYIGVGIYRGASMFNHECYPGVTRSFLGTSMILHTSRPIPAGAVVPENYGPHFLRQPKAVRQRNLRSRYWFKCDCRACGEDWPKMDKLPDKPRLRCTTPDCGNALSYPSKPSQRTVKCNKCKKQINLEASVKMLEASDQLCTTGAEMMADERVDEAIELLTKGIALFAQVAVPPHKPTLVAEESLRSCFADKGNANRY from the exons ATGACCTCGATCGACAACGATCCTCTGTTTACGTCGCTGTGCAACGAAAAAACGCTCCAGTCGCAGAAGGAAGGATTTTTCAACGAGTTTTACCATTCGGTGGCGGAAAACTTTACCGGCAAAAGTGCCCGCTGGCTGACGGACGTGTACCAGAAGGTGCCGACCGATCAGGAACGGTTGCGGCTGATCTACGAAGATCCGGTCGTTGCGTATGAGGTGCAGGGAACGCTCGAACACGTTGAGCCCGTGTTTCGTGGGAAGGATGCAAAGTTTTCCTGGCAGCGGCGTGAGCAGGCCTTGAAATTGCTTAGCGAAAATAAGCTGCAGCAGGCACTTATAATGGCCTGCCAGGCGGTGATGCGTGCTCCCGGTCAGGGTGTGGATCGATACATTGACAAGGGCCTATCGCTAGCGCTCGCACTATGGACGCGGGCTGAAGTTTTCATTCGTATGCTGGACGGTAAACGCGGTCTTCAGGATCTGCAGCTCGCTTCGAAGTGTGGCCTACCGGTAAAGCAAAACGCTGACTACTACGCACGTGTTGCTAAGTGTTACGCAC TTTCGGGTGAGAATAACCGTGCCGAGGTTGCGGCCAAATTGTTCCATCAACTATCCGGGCATAATGATTATGCGCTCACGCGCCTCAAGGAAGATATGGATGATTTGCGTGTGCTTAAGCAGGAAACGCCACCGGTCGAGTTGGAGCGCACCTTACCGAAACTGGCCGGTGATGGTGAGAGTAGTGAAATTGCAGGTGCATCCAACAAGATCAAGCTTGCCGGCAGTAAGGACGATCCACGCGGTCGTTACGTCATCGCGGCAGCAGATCTTGGTCCTGGTGAGGTGATTCTTACCGAGCCGGCCTACGCTGCTTGTCTGCATCCGAAGTACTTTGGAACGCACTGCACTGCCTGCTTCTCGAG ATTGATAGCACCGGTCGCATGTCCAGACTGTTGTGGAGTGGCTTTTTGCTCGGTAGCCTGTCGGGATAAAGCCTGTGCCACGTACCATCGCTTCGAGTGTCAGTATCTCGATCTAATGATCGGTTCCGGTATGTCCATTCTATGTCATGTCGCTTTGCGTATGATCACTCAGGCCGGTACGCCACAGAAAGTGATCCAAGAGGGTAAAATGTTGCGGGACACGTTTTGTGCCCATACCGAGCATCGTGATCCGGAAGATCACTTTAAGCGCACGCTCATGACCGCTTTCTTGCTGCGCTGTCTACAGAAAGCGGAATTTTTCGGTCGTCGTGCAACGGAAGCACCGGAACCGAACGAGCAGGAGCTGCAGGTTGGTGCGGTTCTGCTATCCGCACTCCAATCGCTACAGTTCAACGCTCACGAGGTGTACGAAACGCGCATCACCGGTGAGCATCGGTTCGATACGGCCAAAGTGCAGTATATCGGGGTGGGCATTTATCGTGGCGCATCGATGTTTAACCACGAGTGCTATCCGGGTGTAACTCGTTCGTTTCTTGGAACATCCATGATACTGCACACTAGCCGACCGATACCGGCCGGTGCGGTAGTGCCAGAAAATTATGGGCCACACTTTCTGCGACAACCGAAAGCGGTGCGTCAACGGAATCTACGATCACGCTACTGGTTCAAGTGTGATTGTCGAGCGTGCGGTGAGGATTGGCCGAAGATGGATAAGCTGCCGGACAAGCCACGACTGCGCTGCACCACTCCGGACTGTGGAAATGCACTGTCCTACCCAAGCAAACCGTCGCAGCGCACTGTAAAGTGCAACAAGTGCAAGAAACAGATCAACCTGGAGGCGAGCGTGAAAATGCTCGAGGCTAGCGATCAGTTGTGCACAACCGGTGCGGAAATGATGGC
- the LOC126557331 gene encoding SET and MYND domain-containing protein 4 isoform X1 — protein sequence MTSIDNDPLFTSLCNEKTLQSQKEGFFNEFYHSVAENFTGKSARWLTDVYQKVPTDQERLRLIYEDPVVAYEVQGTLEHVEPVFRGKDAKFSWQRREQALKLLSENKLQQALIMACQAVMRAPGQGVDRYIDKGLSLALALWTRAEVFIRMLDGKRGLQDLQLASKCGLPVKQNADYYARVAKCYALSGENNRAEVAAKLFHQLSGHNDYALTRLKEDMDDLRVLKQETPPVELERTLPKLAGDGESSEIAGASNKIKLAGSKDDPRGRYVIAAADLGPGEVILTEPAYAACLHPKYFGTHCTACFSRLIAPVACPDCCGVAFCSVACRDKACATYHRFECQYLDLMIGSGMSILCHVALRMITQAGTPQKVIQEGKMLRDTFCAHTEHRDPEDHFKRTLMTAFLLRCLQKAEFFGRRATEAPEPNEQELQVGAVLLSALQSLQFNAHEVYETRITGEHRFDTAKVQYIGVGIYRGASMFNHECYPGVTRSFLGTSMILHTSRPIPAGAVVPENYGPHFLRQPKAVRQRNLRSRYWFKCDCRACGEDWPKMDKLPDKPRLRCTTPDCGNALSYPSKPSQRTVKCNKCKKQINLEASVKMLEASDQLCTTGAEMMASHQLEDERVDEAIELLTKGIALFAQVAVPPHKPTLVAEESLRSCFADKGNANRY from the exons ATGACCTCGATCGACAACGATCCTCTGTTTACGTCGCTGTGCAACGAAAAAACGCTCCAGTCGCAGAAGGAAGGATTTTTCAACGAGTTTTACCATTCGGTGGCGGAAAACTTTACCGGCAAAAGTGCCCGCTGGCTGACGGACGTGTACCAGAAGGTGCCGACCGATCAGGAACGGTTGCGGCTGATCTACGAAGATCCGGTCGTTGCGTATGAGGTGCAGGGAACGCTCGAACACGTTGAGCCCGTGTTTCGTGGGAAGGATGCAAAGTTTTCCTGGCAGCGGCGTGAGCAGGCCTTGAAATTGCTTAGCGAAAATAAGCTGCAGCAGGCACTTATAATGGCCTGCCAGGCGGTGATGCGTGCTCCCGGTCAGGGTGTGGATCGATACATTGACAAGGGCCTATCGCTAGCGCTCGCACTATGGACGCGGGCTGAAGTTTTCATTCGTATGCTGGACGGTAAACGCGGTCTTCAGGATCTGCAGCTCGCTTCGAAGTGTGGCCTACCGGTAAAGCAAAACGCTGACTACTACGCACGTGTTGCTAAGTGTTACGCAC TTTCGGGTGAGAATAACCGTGCCGAGGTTGCGGCCAAATTGTTCCATCAACTATCCGGGCATAATGATTATGCGCTCACGCGCCTCAAGGAAGATATGGATGATTTGCGTGTGCTTAAGCAGGAAACGCCACCGGTCGAGTTGGAGCGCACCTTACCGAAACTGGCCGGTGATGGTGAGAGTAGTGAAATTGCAGGTGCATCCAACAAGATCAAGCTTGCCGGCAGTAAGGACGATCCACGCGGTCGTTACGTCATCGCGGCAGCAGATCTTGGTCCTGGTGAGGTGATTCTTACCGAGCCGGCCTACGCTGCTTGTCTGCATCCGAAGTACTTTGGAACGCACTGCACTGCCTGCTTCTCGAG ATTGATAGCACCGGTCGCATGTCCAGACTGTTGTGGAGTGGCTTTTTGCTCGGTAGCCTGTCGGGATAAAGCCTGTGCCACGTACCATCGCTTCGAGTGTCAGTATCTCGATCTAATGATCGGTTCCGGTATGTCCATTCTATGTCATGTCGCTTTGCGTATGATCACTCAGGCCGGTACGCCACAGAAAGTGATCCAAGAGGGTAAAATGTTGCGGGACACGTTTTGTGCCCATACCGAGCATCGTGATCCGGAAGATCACTTTAAGCGCACGCTCATGACCGCTTTCTTGCTGCGCTGTCTACAGAAAGCGGAATTTTTCGGTCGTCGTGCAACGGAAGCACCGGAACCGAACGAGCAGGAGCTGCAGGTTGGTGCGGTTCTGCTATCCGCACTCCAATCGCTACAGTTCAACGCTCACGAGGTGTACGAAACGCGCATCACCGGTGAGCATCGGTTCGATACGGCCAAAGTGCAGTATATCGGGGTGGGCATTTATCGTGGCGCATCGATGTTTAACCACGAGTGCTATCCGGGTGTAACTCGTTCGTTTCTTGGAACATCCATGATACTGCACACTAGCCGACCGATACCGGCCGGTGCGGTAGTGCCAGAAAATTATGGGCCACACTTTCTGCGACAACCGAAAGCGGTGCGTCAACGGAATCTACGATCACGCTACTGGTTCAAGTGTGATTGTCGAGCGTGCGGTGAGGATTGGCCGAAGATGGATAAGCTGCCGGACAAGCCACGACTGCGCTGCACCACTCCGGACTGTGGAAATGCACTGTCCTACCCAAGCAAACCGTCGCAGCGCACTGTAAAGTGCAACAAGTGCAAGAAACAGATCAACCTGGAGGCGAGCGTGAAAATGCTCGAGGCTAGCGATCAGTTGTGCACAACCGGTGCGGAAATGATGGC